In Treponema primitia ZAS-2, a genomic segment contains:
- a CDS encoding aldo/keto reductase, producing MNTPLISRRSSLAGIEVSQVCFGTEHINCASPEFGGAILAEAAKLHGVNFWDTDNSYGSITQVAAGLKLVNRHDVVISSKTYGTSAEEAAADLERSLVELDTDYIDLFLLHQVPEGVLPSLMPALEVLVQAKKKGVIRAVGLSSHCTGIITAASAIPEIEILCAPLNRQGTRIDEGTMDSMVKALQDARHKYAKGVYVIKTLGAGDLIHDIRGSLRWVLDHHDFIDVYNIGVASLSELREDLAVVNEYFDGLTNG from the coding sequence ATGAATACGCCCTTAATATCCCGGCGCTCTTCCCTGGCAGGGATAGAGGTATCCCAGGTTTGTTTCGGTACTGAACACATTAACTGCGCTTCCCCTGAATTCGGTGGGGCCATACTTGCCGAAGCAGCTAAGCTGCACGGGGTGAATTTTTGGGATACCGACAATTCCTATGGCAGCATTACCCAGGTCGCTGCGGGACTCAAGCTGGTAAACCGCCATGATGTGGTTATCAGTTCTAAAACCTACGGAACTTCCGCAGAAGAAGCGGCGGCGGATTTGGAGCGTTCTTTGGTTGAATTGGATACGGACTACATCGACCTTTTCCTGCTTCACCAGGTTCCCGAAGGCGTTTTGCCTTCCCTCATGCCCGCCTTAGAGGTGCTGGTTCAGGCAAAGAAAAAGGGAGTTATCCGGGCGGTGGGCCTTTCAAGCCACTGCACCGGTATTATTACTGCTGCGTCAGCCATTCCCGAAATAGAGATACTCTGCGCGCCCCTTAACCGGCAGGGGACGAGGATCGATGAAGGGACTATGGACAGCATGGTAAAGGCTTTGCAGGATGCCCGGCATAAATATGCCAAGGGGGTATATGTGATCAAAACCCTGGGGGCCGGTGATTTGATCCATGATATCAGGGGATCCCTGCGCTGGGTTCTGGATCACCACGATTTTATTGATGTGTACAATATCGGTGTGGCGAGCCTTTCGGAACTGCGGGAAGATCTGGCTGTTGTCAATGAATACTTTGACGGGTTGACCAATGGCTGA
- a CDS encoding creatininase family protein, giving the protein MKGELLYEVRGPKTILEMTAAEFGEAVKRAPIAVLAFGSVENHSTHLPLSADTLQGTELIKRAAEKLTEKGLPALPAFCVPYGVETNRFERQNTLGNVSLSQKTFIQMVTELSLSLVKNGFKRLVFCVSHTENLAAMHVAAKDLGDEHDVPVIVVNWIPPMNDEWPKFLKNAAHQGHGGEDETACVMAVTPHLVDISNSGSYHPPEDTNPVKSAGLHYYGGALGIYTPIGADKTPGFVGDPSDADAKAGEICYDLYADWIADAVCKYWKK; this is encoded by the coding sequence ATGAAGGGTGAACTACTGTATGAAGTGCGGGGGCCGAAAACCATACTGGAAATGACCGCCGCTGAATTCGGCGAAGCGGTTAAGCGGGCGCCCATTGCCGTGCTTGCCTTTGGGTCCGTGGAGAACCACTCCACCCATCTGCCCCTGTCGGCGGATACCCTGCAGGGTACGGAACTCATTAAAAGGGCCGCAGAGAAGCTGACAGAAAAGGGACTCCCCGCCTTACCGGCCTTTTGTGTGCCCTATGGGGTGGAAACCAACCGTTTTGAACGGCAGAATACCCTGGGTAATGTGTCCTTGTCCCAAAAAACCTTTATTCAAATGGTCACCGAGCTTTCCCTTTCCCTGGTTAAAAACGGTTTCAAGCGGCTGGTTTTCTGTGTCAGCCATACGGAAAATCTCGCAGCCATGCATGTGGCGGCAAAGGACCTGGGGGATGAGCATGATGTTCCGGTGATAGTGGTCAACTGGATCCCCCCTATGAACGATGAATGGCCGAAATTCCTTAAAAATGCCGCCCACCAGGGCCACGGGGGAGAGGATGAAACCGCCTGTGTCATGGCAGTTACTCCCCATTTGGTGGATATTTCCAATAGTGGTTCCTATCATCCCCCGGAGGATACCAATCCGGTAAAATCCGCAGGGCTGCATTATTACGGCGGCGCCCTGGGCATCTATACCCCTATAGGGGCGGATAAGACTCCCGGGTTTGTGGGGGATCCTTCGGATGCGGATGCAAAGGCCGGCGAAATCTGTTATGACCTTTATGCGGATTGGATTGCCGATGCGGTTTGTAAGTATTGGAAAAAATAA
- a CDS encoding SAM-dependent methyltransferase, translating into MANYEKPDHWALKAQKEGYPARSVYKLKEMDEKFSLLRPLAGSAGNGRPASLKVLDLGAAPGSWSLYVLRKLDRRCLLTAADLSPLSRQYDQGLFDGDNFRFTQGDITEPGVRDALLAQGPFNLVISDVAPATTGNRSVDTLRSLALAEEVLAYGETALAAGGSLLVKVFQGGDTASLLKRIRELFKTGKSFKPEACRSESFETYYVGLGRKAG; encoded by the coding sequence ATGGCAAACTATGAAAAACCGGACCACTGGGCGCTGAAGGCCCAGAAAGAAGGCTACCCAGCCCGCTCTGTGTACAAACTCAAGGAAATGGACGAAAAGTTCAGTCTGCTCCGCCCCCTTGCCGGAAGCGCCGGAAACGGGCGCCCCGCCAGCCTCAAGGTCCTGGACCTGGGCGCGGCCCCGGGAAGCTGGAGCCTCTATGTGCTGCGCAAACTGGACCGGCGCTGCCTCCTCACCGCGGCGGACCTCTCCCCCCTTTCCCGGCAATACGACCAGGGCCTCTTTGATGGGGACAATTTCCGCTTTACCCAAGGGGACATCACCGAGCCCGGGGTCCGGGACGCCCTGCTTGCCCAGGGCCCCTTCAACCTGGTGATCAGCGATGTCGCCCCGGCCACCACGGGGAACCGTTCCGTGGACACCCTCCGGTCCCTGGCCCTGGCGGAGGAAGTCCTGGCTTACGGGGAAACCGCTCTGGCAGCAGGGGGCAGCCTCTTGGTAAAGGTATTCCAGGGGGGGGACACCGCCTCCTTACTCAAACGCATACGGGAACTGTTCAAAACCGGCAAAAGCTTCAAGCCCGAAGCTTGCCGCAGCGAATCCTTTGAGACCTACTATGTTGGGCTGGGGCGGAAGGCCGGGTAA
- a CDS encoding polyprenyl synthetase family protein, which produces MDSKYTPELEKIEAVLSAYLPENPGPAWIAGVFPGLPGTVSADLVKSLTLPGWDLLSRGGKRWRPLLTTLVCKSLGGGDAALVLTPLVEFPHNASLIHDDIEDNSDERRGKPAAHILYGTDTAINGGCFLYFLPLSCIDSWDAPMELKNRVYRLWGEYMRRLHLGQAMDISWHRDFASLPGLEEYELMCRLKTGCLAGLAAVLGVYGAAAGKGIRVEEIEPWSARLGDAAEKLGVGFQILDDVKNLSTGNPGKKRGDDIVEGKKSLPVLLYLHQHQGARDLVARCFTAARAAGVGAPEVEELIAELDRSGSLGEAKSRGLALIAGARETFAMEGAREGGQGLLELIDSIS; this is translated from the coding sequence ATGGATTCAAAGTATACTCCGGAGCTTGAAAAAATTGAAGCTGTTTTAAGCGCCTATTTACCGGAAAACCCCGGCCCCGCCTGGATTGCCGGCGTCTTTCCCGGACTGCCCGGCACAGTCTCGGCGGATTTGGTGAAGTCCCTGACCCTCCCGGGCTGGGACTTGCTGTCCCGTGGGGGCAAGCGCTGGCGGCCCCTGCTTACAACCCTGGTCTGCAAAAGCCTCGGCGGGGGCGATGCGGCCCTGGTCCTGACCCCTCTGGTGGAATTTCCCCATAACGCCAGCCTCATCCACGATGATATAGAAGATAACTCCGACGAACGCCGGGGCAAGCCGGCTGCCCACATTCTTTACGGGACCGACACGGCTATCAACGGGGGCTGCTTTCTGTACTTCCTCCCCCTGAGCTGCATCGATTCCTGGGACGCCCCGATGGAGCTAAAAAACCGGGTCTACCGTTTATGGGGGGAGTACATGCGGCGGCTCCACCTGGGCCAGGCCATGGATATCAGTTGGCACCGGGATTTTGCCTCCCTGCCGGGGCTGGAGGAATACGAACTCATGTGCCGCCTGAAAACCGGCTGCCTGGCAGGACTGGCCGCAGTACTGGGAGTTTATGGGGCCGCCGCCGGGAAGGGGATCCGGGTCGAAGAGATCGAACCATGGTCCGCCCGGCTGGGGGATGCGGCGGAAAAACTGGGGGTGGGTTTCCAGATACTGGACGATGTGAAGAACCTCAGCACCGGCAACCCGGGCAAAAAACGGGGAGACGATATTGTTGAGGGGAAGAAGAGCCTCCCGGTGCTGCTGTACCTTCACCAGCACCAGGGCGCCCGTGACTTGGTGGCCCGCTGTTTTACCGCAGCCAGGGCAGCAGGGGTGGGCGCCCCGGAAGTGGAGGAGCTTATCGCTGAGCTTGACCGTTCCGGTTCCTTGGGGGAGGCAAAAAGCCGGGGGCTTGCGCTCATTGCCGGGGCACGGGAAACCTTTGCCATGGAGGGCGCCCGGGAGGGTGGGCAAGGGCTTTTGGAATTGATAGATTCAATCAGTTAG
- a CDS encoding bifunctional nuclease family protein produces the protein MDRMLEAEIWTIARIDEGTAAVLHPLGTEIAVPIFIGQNEAQAILLGFGEVATSRPLIQDLLLDLAKTQGLTLIRAEINEIRDGVFFARLVFSSQDEEEKPLILDSRPSDALALAVRCKCSVFIARKVVDQAGLPVEFFLDALGGTISADTIEIAGEGIAAHRTALRMELDQAVAEEEYERAAEIRDALAILDRGKKE, from the coding sequence ATGGATAGGATGCTGGAGGCCGAAATTTGGACCATCGCCCGGATAGATGAGGGAACTGCGGCGGTACTGCATCCCCTGGGGACGGAAATCGCCGTACCGATCTTTATAGGCCAGAATGAGGCCCAGGCCATACTCCTCGGCTTCGGGGAAGTGGCGACGTCCCGGCCCCTCATCCAGGATCTGCTCCTGGATCTGGCTAAAACCCAGGGGCTTACGCTAATCAGGGCTGAGATTAATGAAATACGGGACGGCGTTTTCTTTGCCCGGCTGGTTTTTTCCTCCCAGGATGAGGAGGAAAAGCCCCTGATCCTGGATTCCCGGCCTTCCGACGCCTTGGCCCTGGCGGTGCGCTGTAAATGTTCGGTTTTCATTGCCCGGAAGGTGGTGGATCAGGCGGGATTGCCGGTAGAATTCTTTCTTGATGCACTGGGAGGAACAATTTCTGCCGATACTATAGAAATAGCCGGGGAAGGGATCGCCGCTCACCGGACGGCGCTCCGGATGGAACTGGATCAGGCGGTAGCAGAGGAAGAGTATGAGCGGGCCGCGGAAATACGGGATGCTTTAGCCATCTTAGACAGGGGAAAAAAGGAATGA
- a CDS encoding peptidoglycan DD-metalloendopeptidase family protein, protein MEKIIRLVMIFSLIYFFPIPGHSPGLWGELPPSKLNKASLPEAENGMGMPYLENASLALPENENTVSDASLTGIPEPEAYSKPQMLLCFSYKVRPGDTIGVLAETFGLNQDTLLSLNGIKNSRLLQIDQILRIPNQDGILYTVKKGDTLPSIAEKYELETASIQTANELFSEQVNPNTSLFLPGARLSRTDLQEINGDLFMWPVRGYITSPYGYRLSPFTNKERQFHTGLDIGSAHGTPIRAAMAGRVSAIGYDGVSGNYVVVTHHSGYRTLYAHMSLVRTKTGTYVRTGDIIGDVGSTGLSTGPHLHFTVYKNGVTVNPRALIK, encoded by the coding sequence ATGGAAAAAATAATCCGGTTAGTAATGATTTTTTCCCTCATCTATTTTTTCCCCATCCCCGGCCATTCCCCTGGTCTCTGGGGGGAACTTCCCCCTAGCAAGTTGAATAAAGCCAGCCTCCCGGAAGCCGAAAACGGCATGGGTATGCCCTATCTCGAAAACGCATCCCTGGCCTTACCGGAAAATGAAAACACGGTTTCCGATGCTTCCCTGACCGGCATACCCGAGCCCGAGGCTTATTCCAAGCCCCAGATGCTGCTCTGCTTTTCCTACAAGGTCCGTCCCGGGGACACCATCGGGGTTCTGGCGGAAACCTTCGGCCTTAACCAGGACACCCTCCTGTCCCTGAACGGCATCAAGAATTCCCGGCTGCTCCAGATCGATCAGATACTCCGCATACCCAATCAGGACGGCATCCTCTATACAGTGAAAAAAGGGGACACCCTCCCCTCTATCGCCGAAAAATACGAACTTGAAACCGCCTCCATCCAAACGGCGAATGAGCTTTTCTCCGAGCAGGTCAATCCCAACACCAGCCTCTTCCTTCCCGGAGCCCGGCTTTCCCGGACTGATCTCCAGGAAATCAACGGAGACCTCTTTATGTGGCCTGTGCGGGGGTACATTACCTCCCCCTACGGTTATCGGCTCAGCCCCTTTACCAACAAGGAGCGGCAATTTCATACCGGCCTGGACATAGGCTCCGCTCATGGCACTCCCATACGGGCAGCCATGGCAGGACGGGTCTCTGCAATAGGCTATGACGGGGTTTCGGGGAACTATGTGGTGGTGACCCATCACTCAGGCTACCGCACTCTCTATGCCCACATGAGCCTGGTCAGAACCAAGACCGGCACCTACGTCCGCACCGGGGACATTATCGGCGACGTGGGCAGCACCGGCCTGAGTACCGGCCCCCACCTGCATTTTACGGTTTACAAAAACGGCGTTACGGTAAATCCACGGGCATTAATAAAATAA
- the nox gene encoding H2O-forming NADH oxidase — protein MSKIVLIGANHAGTAAANTILDNYPGNELVIFDGNNNISYLGCGTALYIGRQIDDPQTLFYSSKEKLTAKKAVVHMETEIKRVDFDAKKVYATDKSGKEIVEGYDKLILATGSLPITPKLPGMDLGNVEFVKLYQDGQKIDKLLEGDAVKNVAVIGAGYIGVEIAEAIRRRGKNALLFEAADTSLSNYYDDWFTHDMDKVLSANGVVLHFGEMVKEIKGDGKVKAITTDKGEYPVDLVIMAIGFRPNSSLGGKDLEVFANGAYKVNLKQETSKPGVYAVGDCATVYSNATQNSAYIALATNAVRSGVVAGHNAGGTPLESVGVQGSNGICIFGYKMVSTGLNLKAAEKAGFTPVYTQFEDFQKPAFIKDDNHKVKIRIVYDKTTRRVLGTQMASYNDISMGIHMFSLAIEEKVTIDKLKLLDIFFLPHFNQPYNYITMAALSAK, from the coding sequence ATGAGCAAAATCGTATTAATCGGCGCAAATCATGCGGGGACGGCGGCGGCCAACACTATCCTGGACAATTATCCCGGGAATGAGTTGGTCATTTTCGATGGCAACAATAATATCAGCTATCTGGGCTGCGGTACCGCCCTCTACATTGGACGGCAGATCGATGATCCCCAGACTCTGTTCTATTCATCCAAGGAAAAACTCACCGCCAAAAAAGCAGTGGTCCACATGGAGACCGAGATCAAGCGGGTCGATTTTGACGCCAAGAAGGTCTATGCCACTGACAAGAGCGGGAAGGAAATTGTGGAGGGCTATGACAAGCTCATCCTGGCCACCGGGTCCCTTCCCATCACCCCAAAACTGCCGGGCATGGATCTGGGGAATGTGGAATTTGTCAAACTCTACCAGGACGGACAGAAGATCGACAAACTCCTGGAGGGGGATGCGGTTAAGAACGTGGCGGTAATCGGCGCCGGATATATCGGGGTGGAGATTGCGGAAGCCATACGCCGCCGGGGAAAGAATGCCCTGCTCTTTGAGGCTGCGGATACCAGCCTTTCCAATTATTACGACGACTGGTTCACCCATGACATGGACAAGGTCCTCTCGGCTAACGGGGTGGTGCTCCACTTCGGCGAGATGGTGAAGGAAATTAAGGGTGACGGGAAGGTTAAGGCCATCACCACCGACAAGGGGGAGTATCCGGTGGATCTGGTGATCATGGCCATCGGCTTCCGGCCCAATAGCAGCCTGGGGGGGAAGGACCTGGAAGTATTTGCCAACGGCGCCTACAAGGTCAACCTCAAACAGGAAACCAGCAAACCCGGGGTTTACGCTGTCGGGGACTGTGCCACGGTGTACAGTAACGCTACCCAGAACAGCGCCTATATCGCCCTGGCCACCAATGCGGTGCGCAGCGGTGTTGTGGCGGGCCATAATGCCGGGGGCACTCCCCTGGAATCAGTGGGGGTCCAGGGCTCCAACGGCATCTGCATCTTCGGCTACAAGATGGTTTCCACAGGGCTCAACCTCAAGGCGGCGGAGAAGGCGGGCTTTACCCCGGTCTACACCCAGTTTGAGGATTTCCAGAAACCGGCCTTTATCAAGGACGATAACCACAAGGTAAAGATCCGCATTGTATACGACAAAACCACCCGCCGGGTACTGGGGACCCAGATGGCTTCCTACAACGATATTTCCATGGGGATACACATGTTCTCCCTGGCGATTGAAGAAAAGGTTACCATTGATAAGCTGAAGCTGCTGGACATATTCTTCCTGCCCCACTTCAACCAGCCCTACAACTATATTACCATGGCGGCCCTTAGCGCCAAGTAA
- a CDS encoding M42 family metallopeptidase, which yields MEKKQTLGMIEAISNAPGVSGFEDEAVAVLRRYGEGLGEFSEDAMRNLYLKRSGHKPGLPQVQLDAHSDEVGFMVKAIRPNGVLDFITLGGWVPSNIPAHRVRVLNQDGQWISGVICSKPPHFLSDAERKAVPDVSDMAIDVGASSDREIREEYRIKVAAPVIPDVQFEYQENRDTMIGKAFDNRLGSAAILATLRELAGTELGVNVTGAFAAQEEVGLRGATVTAQVVRPDIAVSFEGSPADDTVVDAYAVQTALRKGPMLRHIDARMITNPRFQRFALDLAGKKGIPVQDAVRTGGSTNGGIIHLTGKAVPVIVIGIPVRYIHTHYGIASYADFENSVKLGCEVIRALSAEIIAGF from the coding sequence ATGGAAAAGAAACAAACTTTAGGAATGATAGAAGCGATTTCCAATGCCCCGGGGGTTTCGGGCTTTGAGGATGAGGCTGTGGCGGTTCTCCGCCGTTACGGTGAAGGGCTGGGAGAATTTTCCGAGGATGCCATGCGGAATCTCTACCTGAAACGTTCCGGCCATAAGCCGGGGCTCCCCCAGGTGCAGCTTGACGCCCACAGCGACGAAGTGGGCTTTATGGTCAAGGCCATACGCCCCAATGGGGTGCTGGATTTTATCACCCTGGGTGGCTGGGTTCCTTCCAATATACCCGCCCACCGGGTCCGGGTCCTCAATCAGGATGGGCAGTGGATATCCGGGGTTATTTGCAGTAAGCCCCCCCACTTCCTTTCGGATGCGGAAAGAAAGGCGGTCCCCGATGTTTCTGACATGGCCATTGATGTAGGCGCCTCCAGCGATCGGGAAATCCGGGAAGAGTACCGGATTAAGGTTGCCGCCCCGGTGATCCCGGATGTTCAGTTTGAATACCAGGAGAACCGGGATACCATGATAGGCAAGGCTTTTGACAACCGCCTGGGAAGCGCGGCGATCCTGGCTACCCTGCGGGAGCTGGCGGGGACAGAGCTGGGGGTAAATGTTACCGGGGCCTTTGCCGCCCAGGAAGAGGTGGGGCTCCGGGGCGCCACGGTTACCGCCCAGGTAGTCAGGCCGGACATCGCCGTTTCCTTTGAGGGCAGCCCGGCGGACGATACGGTGGTGGATGCCTACGCCGTCCAGACCGCCCTACGGAAGGGGCCCATGCTCAGGCATATCGACGCCCGGATGATCACCAACCCCCGGTTCCAACGCTTTGCTCTGGATCTGGCGGGTAAAAAGGGCATTCCGGTTCAGGATGCGGTCCGCACCGGGGGCTCCACCAACGGCGGGATCATCCACCTTACCGGGAAAGCGGTTCCGGTCATTGTCATCGGTATTCCGGTGCGGTACATCCATACCCATTACGGCATCGCTTCCTACGCGGATTTTGAAAATTCCGTGAAGCTTGGCTGCGAGGTGATCCGCGCCCTGAGTGCGGAGATTATCGCCGGTTTCTAA
- a CDS encoding creatininase family protein, translated as MRLAHMTWPQAETYFKTHDTVLLTVGSIECHGRHLPLGTDTMIPNRILELLEEKNKDILIVPTIPFGSCDSLEPFPGTINLGVDLLYQLLRRIVDSLKLHGARKFIFLNGHGGNVRTIEKLGIELDKEGCLLSLLNWWLNVWEMDPAWKGGHGGGEETAGIMGIDPSLVDMNEINKDMILKDVSPAFKATGFNTVEYKGIQVTIPRLTNHVTDNGWIGPDHPNTATEEWGKKMLQAMADYLADFVLEFEKVKLPR; from the coding sequence ATGCGCTTAGCTCACATGACCTGGCCTCAGGCGGAGACTTATTTTAAAACCCACGATACGGTGCTCCTGACTGTGGGCAGTATCGAATGTCACGGACGGCATCTGCCTCTGGGCACGGATACCATGATTCCCAATCGGATACTGGAACTGTTGGAAGAAAAAAACAAGGACATCCTGATTGTTCCCACCATCCCCTTTGGTTCCTGTGACAGTCTGGAACCTTTCCCGGGTACCATCAACCTGGGGGTGGATCTGCTCTATCAGCTCCTTCGCCGCATTGTGGACAGCCTTAAACTCCATGGGGCGAGGAAATTTATTTTTCTTAACGGCCACGGGGGAAATGTCAGAACCATAGAAAAGCTGGGCATTGAGTTGGACAAAGAGGGCTGCCTCCTGTCGCTTCTTAACTGGTGGCTCAATGTGTGGGAAATGGACCCTGCCTGGAAGGGCGGCCACGGGGGTGGCGAGGAAACTGCGGGAATCATGGGGATCGATCCCTCCCTGGTGGACATGAATGAGATCAACAAGGATATGATTTTGAAGGATGTCTCCCCGGCCTTCAAGGCTACGGGATTCAATACCGTTGAGTACAAGGGGATTCAGGTGACCATTCCCCGGCTTACCAACCATGTAACCGACAATGGCTGGATTGGCCCGGATCACCCCAATACCGCCACCGAAGAATGGGGAAAGAAGATGCTTCAGGCCATGGCTGATTATCTCGCAGATTTTGTGCTTGAATTTGAAAAGGTAAAACTTCCCCGCTGA
- a CDS encoding ABC transporter substrate-binding protein, with protein MKKQNICFAIGLICLVMALAGCGKSGSKAQAGGYKDTIIFGQGADVTSLDPHIGKETPAVTVTNHIFDTLVEVDGVTNELKPQIAERWEQLSPTSYRFFIRKGIKFHDGTELTAADVKFSLDRAIATPAVAYIVDFISNVTVEDPYTVVVNTHAPYGPTLRNLSVPFAAIIPKAAVEANPTGFIQHPIGSGPYKFVSWKQSDSVQMEAFADYYAGAPKTKNLIMKVIPEPSQRTIALETGELDLAYDLTPNDLKIITGNDKLTVFKAPSLSCTYISMNMRKAPFNNKLVRQAISHAIDRQLIVDTVLSGAGQAADAIIAPAVYGYFETGVDKFDPELSKQLLAQAGYPNGFSCSLWVNNSVQRVEICQAIIEMLRNVGITARLEVMELGAFIQRSTAGEHDMGAFGWVTSTKDADYTYYSLEHSSQQGAAGNRTFTADPEVDRLVDLGRTSVDPAIREKAYKDLAIYLADLENNVNIAYTEINVGGNNNVENFFIDPIGYHKLENVQVKK; from the coding sequence ATGAAAAAACAGAATATCTGTTTTGCAATTGGTTTGATCTGCCTGGTAATGGCGCTTGCCGGTTGTGGAAAAAGCGGATCCAAGGCCCAGGCGGGTGGGTACAAGGATACTATCATTTTTGGACAGGGGGCGGATGTAACTTCCCTTGACCCCCATATCGGCAAGGAAACGCCGGCGGTCACGGTAACTAACCATATCTTTGATACCCTGGTGGAAGTTGACGGGGTTACCAACGAGCTTAAGCCCCAGATCGCGGAACGGTGGGAACAACTGTCACCCACTTCCTACCGCTTCTTTATCAGAAAGGGAATCAAATTCCACGACGGGACCGAACTGACCGCTGCGGATGTTAAGTTCTCCCTGGACCGGGCCATCGCAACCCCTGCGGTCGCCTACATTGTGGACTTTATTTCCAATGTTACTGTGGAGGATCCCTATACGGTGGTGGTTAATACCCACGCCCCCTACGGCCCCACTCTCCGTAACCTGTCGGTACCCTTTGCGGCTATTATTCCCAAGGCTGCTGTGGAAGCCAATCCCACCGGGTTTATCCAGCACCCCATCGGATCCGGGCCCTATAAGTTCGTTTCCTGGAAGCAGAGCGATTCTGTGCAGATGGAAGCCTTTGCGGATTATTATGCCGGCGCTCCTAAGACAAAAAACCTTATTATGAAGGTTATTCCCGAGCCGTCCCAGCGGACCATCGCCCTGGAAACCGGGGAATTGGATCTTGCCTACGATCTTACCCCCAATGACTTAAAAATTATCACCGGAAATGACAAGCTTACTGTTTTTAAGGCTCCCTCCCTTTCCTGTACCTATATTTCTATGAACATGCGGAAGGCCCCCTTTAACAACAAGTTGGTCCGCCAGGCAATCAGCCACGCCATCGACCGGCAGCTCATTGTGGATACCGTATTGAGCGGCGCCGGCCAGGCTGCGGATGCTATTATCGCACCGGCGGTGTATGGCTACTTTGAAACCGGGGTTGACAAATTTGACCCAGAACTTTCTAAACAGCTTCTTGCCCAGGCAGGGTATCCCAATGGCTTTAGCTGTTCTCTGTGGGTTAATAACAGTGTGCAGCGGGTTGAAATTTGCCAGGCTATTATAGAGATGCTCAGGAACGTGGGCATTACCGCCCGGCTTGAAGTTATGGAATTAGGCGCCTTTATCCAGCGTTCTACCGCGGGTGAACATGACATGGGCGCCTTTGGGTGGGTAACTTCCACCAAGGACGCGGATTATACCTATTATTCCCTGGAACACTCCAGCCAGCAGGGCGCCGCGGGTAACCGCACCTTTACTGCGGATCCCGAAGTTGACCGCCTGGTGGACCTGGGCCGTACCAGCGTGGACCCTGCAATCCGGGAAAAGGCCTATAAGGATCTGGCCATTTATCTGGCGGACCTAGAGAATAACGTTAATATTGCCTATACGGAAATTAATGTAGGCGGTAATAATAATGTAGAGAACTTTTTCATTGATCCTATCGGATATCATAAGCTGGAAAATGTTCAGGTAAAAAAGTAA
- a CDS encoding ABC transporter ATP-binding protein, producing MSKELLQVENLKKYFHTPAGMLHAVDDVSFTVSTGATLGIVGESGCGKSTLGRTILRLHEPTSGRVFFNGYNILHYDKNQLKSLRRDMQIIFQDPFASLNPRMTVSQTISEALIIQKLYSPRDREGLNKRSLELMDMVGLAPRLVNTYPHELDGGRRQRIGIARVLALNPKLIICDEPVSALDVSIQAQILNLMQDLQEELGFTYLFITHDLSVVKHLSDDILVMYLGQMVEKAPAAQLFEKPLHPYTQALLSAIPVPDPDFDMQRTILKGELTSPIEPAPGCRFAKRCPRAQETCVGTDIPFREVGENHFAACTLIA from the coding sequence GTGAGCAAGGAACTCCTCCAGGTAGAAAACCTGAAAAAATATTTCCATACCCCTGCAGGGATGCTCCATGCGGTTGATGATGTCAGCTTTACTGTTTCAACCGGGGCTACTCTGGGGATAGTAGGGGAGTCGGGCTGCGGTAAAAGTACCCTGGGTCGGACCATACTCCGGCTCCATGAGCCGACTTCGGGTAGGGTGTTTTTTAACGGGTACAATATCCTTCACTACGATAAGAATCAGCTGAAGAGCTTGCGCAGGGATATGCAGATCATTTTCCAGGACCCCTTTGCGTCTCTTAATCCCCGGATGACCGTGAGCCAGACCATCAGCGAAGCTCTGATAATACAGAAACTCTATTCACCCCGTGACAGGGAGGGGCTGAACAAGCGTTCCCTGGAACTGATGGACATGGTGGGCCTTGCCCCCCGGCTGGTCAACACCTACCCCCATGAGCTGGACGGCGGCCGGCGGCAGCGCATCGGCATTGCCCGGGTGCTGGCCCTTAATCCCAAGCTTATTATCTGCGATGAACCGGTAAGCGCCCTGGACGTTTCTATCCAGGCCCAGATACTCAACCTCATGCAGGACCTCCAGGAAGAGTTGGGCTTTACCTATCTTTTTATCACCCATGATCTTTCGGTGGTGAAACACCTTTCCGACGATATCCTGGTGATGTACCTGGGGCAGATGGTGGAAAAGGCCCCGGCGGCGCAGCTTTTTGAAAAGCCCCTACACCCCTATACACAGGCCCTGCTTTCGGCGATTCCTGTACCGGACCCGGATTTTGACATGCAGCGCACCATCCTAAAGGGGGAGCTGACTTCCCCCATAGAACCGGCCCCGGGCTGCCGCTTTGCAAAACGCTGTCCCAGGGCTCAGGAAACTTGTGTGGGGACCGATATCCCCTTCCGGGAAGTGGGGGAAAATCATTTTGCTGCATGTACACTGATTGCGTAG